In a single window of the Gossypium hirsutum isolate 1008001.06 chromosome D02, Gossypium_hirsutum_v2.1, whole genome shotgun sequence genome:
- the LOC107886977 gene encoding probable NAD(P)H dehydrogenase (quinone) FQR1-like 2, which translates to MGKGGGCIFSKKRSTIEASDQDLADPVRDAPVQNQIENSLFQEESKKLKVFIVFYSMYGHVECLAKRMKKGVDSIDGVEGFLYRVPETLPMDVLEQMRVPQKEDELPFVSVDDLVEADGLLFGFPTRFGSMASQMKAFFDSTAHLWEQQRLAGVPAGFFVSTGTQGGGQETTAWTAITQLAHHGMVYVPIGYTFGAGMFKMDSIRGGSPYGAGVYSGDGTREPSETELALAEHQGRYMAGIVRRFATPRNN; encoded by the exons ATGGGTAAAGGAGGTGGTTGTATATTCAGCAAGAAAAGATCAACCATAGAAGCATCAGATCAAGATCTTGCAGACCCTGTTAGGGATGCTCCTGTTCAGAACCAAATTGAGAACAGTTTATTTCAAGAAGAATCGAAGAAACTCAAGGTGTTCATAGTTTTTTACTCCATGTATGGTCATGTGGAATGTTTAGCTAAAAGGATGAAGAAAGGAGTGGATTCCATTGATGGGGTTGAAGGGTTTTTGTATAGGGTTCCGGAGACACTACCGATGGATGTATTGGAACAGATGAGGGTGCCACAGAAGGAAGATGAGTTGCCTTTTGTATCGGTTGATGATTTGGTGGAGGCTGATGGGTTGTTGTTCGGTTTTCCGACGAGGTTCGGTTCCATGGCGTCACAGATGAAGGCTTTTTTCGATTCTACGGCACACTTGTGGGAGCAACAGAGGCTTGCAGGTGTGCCTGCTGGTTTCTTTGTGAGCACCGGGACACAAGGCGGCGGCCAGGAGACGACCGC GTGGACTGCCATCACACAGTTAGCTCACCATGGGATGGTTTATGTTCCTATTGGCTACACTTTTGGTGCTGGAATGTTCAAAATGGATTCAATCAGAGGAGGATCCCCATACGGTGCCGGTGTTTATTCCGGTGACGGCACAAGGGAACCAAGTGAAACAGAGCTAGCTCTTGCTGAGCATCAAGGGAGATACATGGCTGGAATTGTCAGAAGGTTTGCCACTCCTCGTAACAACTAG
- the LOC107886978 gene encoding urea-proton symporter DUR3 isoform X2 codes for MAIEIKRKAPHAHTVCEIVKARWGKAAHFVFLTFCLMTNIIVTAMLLLGGGSVVNALTGLNIYAASFLIPLGVIVYTLAGGLKATFLASYIHSVIVHVALVIFAYLVYTASDKLGSPSIIHHHLQEVASKLRTCKEPISHNGQSCGPIAGNYKGSYLTIMSSGGLVFGIINIVGNFGTVFVDNGYWVSAIAARPSSAHKGYLLGGLVWFAVPFSLATSLGLGALALDLPLTADEASRGLVPPATAIALMGKGGSVLLLTMLFMAVTSAGSSELIAVSSLCTYDIYRTYINPDASGERILSVSRAVVVGFGCFMGLFAVILNKAGVSLGWMYLAMGVLIGSAVLPIAFMLLWRKANAVGAIVGTITGCILGIVTWLSVASIEYGRVNLDTTGRNAPMLAGNLASILAGGAIHALCSLLWPQNYTWDTTRQITMVEKEESELNEDELKEEKLKTAKSWIVKWGVGFTVVIVMLWPLLTIPAGEFSVGYFTFWAVIAIAWGSIGSAVIIGLPLIESWETIKNVCSGMFTNDRLMEKVEEMNFKLNSIMLAIPEAEKAYLVDKENKKK; via the exons ATGGCTATCGAGATCAAACGGAAGGCTCCCCATGCTCATACGGTTTGCGAGATTGTAAAGGCTCG CTGGGGAAAAGCTGCACATTTCGTCTTCCTTACTTTCTGCCTTATGACAAATATCATCGTGACGGCGATGTTGCTACTCGGTGGTGGTTCTGTGGTGAACGCACTTACGGGGTTGAACATATATGCCGCTAGCTTCTTAATACCACTTGGGGTAATTGTTTATACATTAGCAGGAGGGCTTAAAGCTACCTTCTTGGCTAGCTACATACACTCTGTCATTG TGCATGTGGCTTTGGTTATCTTCGCATACCTAGTTTATACAGCTAGTGACAAGCTTGGTAGCCCCAGCATCATACACCACCATTTGCAGGAAGTTGCTAGCAAGTTAAGAACATGTAAGGAGCCAATTTCCCACAATGGACAATCTTGTGGTCCTATTGCTGGGAACTACAAAGGTTCTTATCTCACAATAATGAGTTCTGGGGGTCTTGTTTTTGGGATTATAAACATTGTGGGCAATTTTGGCACTGTTTTTGTTGACAAT GGATATTGGGTGAGTGCCATTGCCGCTCGACCTTCATCAGCTCATAAAGGGTATTTGTTGGGAGGGCTTGTATGGTTTGCTGTGCCATTCTCTTTGGCAACATCATTGGGTCTTGGAGCCCTTGCCCTTGATCTACCACTAACAGCTGACGAGGCAAGCCGTGGACTGGTTCCTCCTGCTACTGCCATAGCTTTGATGGGAAAAGGAGGATCCGTACTTCTACTTACCATGCTATTTAT GGCTGTTACATCGGCTGGTTCTTCTGAGCTAATTGCTGTTTCCTCGTTATGCACATATGATATCTACCGTACCTATATAAACCCAGATGCCAGTGGGGAGAGAATCCTGAGTGTTTCAAGGGCTGTTGTGGTAGGCTTTGGATGTTTCATGGGATTGTTTGCTGTAATATTAAACAAGGCTGGAGTTTCATTGGGTTGGATGTATCTTGCCATGGGAGTGCTTATTGGTTCAGCAGTTCTCCCAATTGCTTTTATGCTTCTTTGGAGGAAAGCAAATGCTGTTGGGGCCATTGTAGGGACGATTACCGGTTGCATTTTGGGAATTGTCACTTGGTTATCGGTGGCAAGCATTGAATATGGCCGAGTAAACCTCGACACAACCGGTCGAAATGCACCGATGCTTGCCGGAAACCTGGCTTCCATACTTGCAGGTGGAGCCATTCATGCACTGTGCAGTCTTTTATGGCCTCAAAACTATACCTGGGACACCACAAGGCAGATAACAATGGTGGAGAAGGAAGAGAGTGAATTGAATGAAGATGAGTTGAAAGAGGAAAAACTAAAAACAGCCAAATCATGGATAGTGAAATGGGGTGTTGGTTTTACAGTTGTCATCGTTATGCTGTGGCCTCTACTCACTATTCCTGCAG GGGAGTTTAGTGTTGGCTATTTCACATTCTGGGCGGTCATTGCTATAGCATGGGGCAGTATCGGATCAGCAGTTATTATTGGTTTACCATTAATTGAAAGCTGGGAAACCATAAAAAATGTTTGCAGTGGCATGTTTACAAATGATAGACTAATGGAAAAGGTTGAGGAGATGAATTTCAAGCTGAATAGTATTATGTTGGCAATTCCAGAAGCAGAGAAAGCATATTTGGTGGACAAAGAAAACAAGAAGAAGTAG
- the LOC107886978 gene encoding urea-proton symporter DUR3 isoform X1, translating into MSQKCPPFEFSGKYYDVQEGIGCVRQNSFFEGKAVLNQGLGYSVILGFGAFFAFFTSFLVWLEKRYVGSRHTSEWFNTAGRNVKTGLIASVIVSQWTWAATILQSSNVAWQYGISGPFWYASGATIQVLLFGVMAIEIKRKAPHAHTVCEIVKARWGKAAHFVFLTFCLMTNIIVTAMLLLGGGSVVNALTGLNIYAASFLIPLGVIVYTLAGGLKATFLASYIHSVIVHVALVIFAYLVYTASDKLGSPSIIHHHLQEVASKLRTCKEPISHNGQSCGPIAGNYKGSYLTIMSSGGLVFGIINIVGNFGTVFVDNGYWVSAIAARPSSAHKGYLLGGLVWFAVPFSLATSLGLGALALDLPLTADEASRGLVPPATAIALMGKGGSVLLLTMLFMAVTSAGSSELIAVSSLCTYDIYRTYINPDASGERILSVSRAVVVGFGCFMGLFAVILNKAGVSLGWMYLAMGVLIGSAVLPIAFMLLWRKANAVGAIVGTITGCILGIVTWLSVASIEYGRVNLDTTGRNAPMLAGNLASILAGGAIHALCSLLWPQNYTWDTTRQITMVEKEESELNEDELKEEKLKTAKSWIVKWGVGFTVVIVMLWPLLTIPAGEFSVGYFTFWAVIAIAWGSIGSAVIIGLPLIESWETIKNVCSGMFTNDRLMEKVEEMNFKLNSIMLAIPEAEKAYLVDKENKKK; encoded by the exons ATGAGCCAAAAGTGTCCTCCCTTTGAGTTTTCAGGCAAGTACTATGATGTCCAAGAAGGTATAGGGTGTGTAAGGCAAAACAGTTTCTTTGAAGGCAAAGCAGTGCTGAACCAAGGCCTTGGCTATTCTGTGATTCTTGGGTTTGGTGCTTTTTTTGCTTTTTTCACTTCCTTTTTG GTGTGGTTAGAGAAGCGATATGTTGGTTCACGCCACACGTCCGAATGGTTCAATACAGCCGGCCGGAATGTCAAAACGGGGCTTATCGCGAGCGTGATCGTATCGCAG TGGACATGGGCTGCTACCATTTTGCAAAGTTCCAATGTTGCTTGGCAGTATGGAATTAGTGGACCTTTTTGGTATGCTAGTGGTGCTACAATCCAG GTACTATTATTCGGTGTTATGGCTATCGAGATCAAACGGAAGGCTCCCCATGCTCATACGGTTTGCGAGATTGTAAAGGCTCG CTGGGGAAAAGCTGCACATTTCGTCTTCCTTACTTTCTGCCTTATGACAAATATCATCGTGACGGCGATGTTGCTACTCGGTGGTGGTTCTGTGGTGAACGCACTTACGGGGTTGAACATATATGCCGCTAGCTTCTTAATACCACTTGGGGTAATTGTTTATACATTAGCAGGAGGGCTTAAAGCTACCTTCTTGGCTAGCTACATACACTCTGTCATTG TGCATGTGGCTTTGGTTATCTTCGCATACCTAGTTTATACAGCTAGTGACAAGCTTGGTAGCCCCAGCATCATACACCACCATTTGCAGGAAGTTGCTAGCAAGTTAAGAACATGTAAGGAGCCAATTTCCCACAATGGACAATCTTGTGGTCCTATTGCTGGGAACTACAAAGGTTCTTATCTCACAATAATGAGTTCTGGGGGTCTTGTTTTTGGGATTATAAACATTGTGGGCAATTTTGGCACTGTTTTTGTTGACAAT GGATATTGGGTGAGTGCCATTGCCGCTCGACCTTCATCAGCTCATAAAGGGTATTTGTTGGGAGGGCTTGTATGGTTTGCTGTGCCATTCTCTTTGGCAACATCATTGGGTCTTGGAGCCCTTGCCCTTGATCTACCACTAACAGCTGACGAGGCAAGCCGTGGACTGGTTCCTCCTGCTACTGCCATAGCTTTGATGGGAAAAGGAGGATCCGTACTTCTACTTACCATGCTATTTAT GGCTGTTACATCGGCTGGTTCTTCTGAGCTAATTGCTGTTTCCTCGTTATGCACATATGATATCTACCGTACCTATATAAACCCAGATGCCAGTGGGGAGAGAATCCTGAGTGTTTCAAGGGCTGTTGTGGTAGGCTTTGGATGTTTCATGGGATTGTTTGCTGTAATATTAAACAAGGCTGGAGTTTCATTGGGTTGGATGTATCTTGCCATGGGAGTGCTTATTGGTTCAGCAGTTCTCCCAATTGCTTTTATGCTTCTTTGGAGGAAAGCAAATGCTGTTGGGGCCATTGTAGGGACGATTACCGGTTGCATTTTGGGAATTGTCACTTGGTTATCGGTGGCAAGCATTGAATATGGCCGAGTAAACCTCGACACAACCGGTCGAAATGCACCGATGCTTGCCGGAAACCTGGCTTCCATACTTGCAGGTGGAGCCATTCATGCACTGTGCAGTCTTTTATGGCCTCAAAACTATACCTGGGACACCACAAGGCAGATAACAATGGTGGAGAAGGAAGAGAGTGAATTGAATGAAGATGAGTTGAAAGAGGAAAAACTAAAAACAGCCAAATCATGGATAGTGAAATGGGGTGTTGGTTTTACAGTTGTCATCGTTATGCTGTGGCCTCTACTCACTATTCCTGCAG GGGAGTTTAGTGTTGGCTATTTCACATTCTGGGCGGTCATTGCTATAGCATGGGGCAGTATCGGATCAGCAGTTATTATTGGTTTACCATTAATTGAAAGCTGGGAAACCATAAAAAATGTTTGCAGTGGCATGTTTACAAATGATAGACTAATGGAAAAGGTTGAGGAGATGAATTTCAAGCTGAATAGTATTATGTTGGCAATTCCAGAAGCAGAGAAAGCATATTTGGTGGACAAAGAAAACAAGAAGAAGTAG